A window of the Bradyrhizobium diazoefficiens genome harbors these coding sequences:
- a CDS encoding DUF1254 domain-containing protein encodes MINKCSVLASCLAAVLMQGQTAKAQIGSRIEAYEASKEAYIYAFPMIAAYKAMDEFNIDRKSSQYKGPFNQIINEGRVFTPKDTAIVTPNSDTPYSMLQADLRAEPIVFCVPEIEKGRYYSVQLTDMYSFNYGYVGSRATGNAAGCYMIAGPNWSGERPNGVAKIFKSETEFGLVIFRTQLLNPGDIDNVRKIQAQYKAQPLSQFLKQAAPTALPLPNFPPFSQDAFKLDAFSYLNFLLQFAPAVPAETELRAKFAKIGISPGATYALPGLGEDKVATELGIKEGYDAIVKQKEDIGKSENGWRIGSAFGDRAFYHGDFTLRAAAALAGIYGNDAIEAMYPLAVMDNLGQKLDGGQHKYTVTFPAGAYPPVNAFWSITMYDGKTQLLIENPINRYLINSPMLPDLKKNADGSLTIYVQNKSPGADKEANWLPAPDGPIYMVMRLYWPKEEALNGNWKPAPIVREGDLR; translated from the coding sequence ATGATCAACAAGTGCTCCGTGCTCGCGTCATGTCTCGCTGCCGTTTTGATGCAAGGGCAAACAGCCAAAGCCCAAATAGGAAGCCGCATCGAAGCCTATGAAGCTTCAAAAGAAGCTTACATCTACGCCTTTCCGATGATCGCCGCCTACAAGGCGATGGACGAGTTCAACATCGATCGGAAGTCATCGCAATACAAAGGGCCGTTTAATCAGATTATCAACGAAGGCCGCGTCTTCACGCCCAAGGATACCGCTATCGTGACGCCGAATAGCGATACCCCGTATTCGATGCTTCAAGCCGACTTGCGGGCCGAGCCGATCGTATTTTGCGTGCCGGAGATAGAGAAGGGCCGCTATTATTCAGTTCAACTGACCGACATGTATTCGTTCAATTATGGCTATGTCGGAAGTCGCGCCACCGGCAATGCTGCCGGGTGCTACATGATCGCCGGGCCGAATTGGTCCGGGGAAAGGCCAAACGGTGTGGCGAAGATCTTCAAGAGCGAGACGGAGTTCGGACTTGTGATCTTCCGCACCCAGCTCCTCAATCCCGGCGATATCGACAACGTCAGGAAAATTCAAGCTCAGTACAAGGCTCAGCCGTTGTCCCAATTCCTGAAGCAGGCTGCGCCGACGGCCTTGCCGCTGCCTAACTTCCCGCCTTTCTCGCAGGACGCCTTCAAACTCGACGCATTCTCCTACCTGAATTTCCTGCTGCAGTTCGCGCCGGCTGTGCCGGCGGAAACGGAATTGCGGGCCAAATTCGCCAAGATCGGCATCTCCCCGGGCGCTACATATGCGCTGCCAGGTCTGGGAGAGGACAAGGTAGCTACCGAGCTTGGCATCAAGGAAGGTTATGACGCGATCGTTAAGCAAAAAGAGGATATCGGCAAATCGGAAAATGGCTGGCGGATTGGCTCGGCCTTTGGCGACCGCGCCTTTTACCACGGCGATTTTACACTGCGGGCAGCCGCCGCACTCGCGGGCATCTACGGCAACGATGCGATCGAGGCGATGTATCCTTTGGCTGTAATGGACAATCTCGGACAGAAGCTCGACGGAGGTCAGCACAAATACACGGTCACGTTCCCGGCTGGAGCATATCCACCGGTCAACGCGTTCTGGTCAATTACCATGTATGATGGAAAGACCCAGTTGCTGATCGAAAACCCGATCAACCGATATTTGATCAATTCGCCGATGTTGCCGGACCTCAAGAAGAATGCCGACGGTTCGCTCACAATTTACGTTCAGAACAAATCACCGGGTGCGGACAAGGAGGCAAATTGGCTGCCCGCGCCCGATGGTCCGATTTACATGGTGATGCGGCTCTACTGGCCGAAGGAGGAAGCCCTCAACGGGAATTGGAAGCCTGCGCCAATCGTGCGGGAAGGAGACCTCCGATGA
- a CDS encoding DUF1254 domain-containing protein, translating to MTVTRRTATIGGLSLLAGSSFSTLSRAEWGDLNLGEGLEDFWLATDAYVYGYPLVTMEMTRRIVTNVARPEGTKAPMGQLIKLREYPNASFRDVTAPNADTLYTTAFLDVGNEPWVLSIPDMKDRYFLFPMLDGWTTVFQAPGKRTTGTGAQIYAITGPDWNGVLPQGVREYKSPTNIVWILGRIYCTGTPEDYKAVHELQDQCKLAPLSSYGKTYTPPEGKIDPSIDTKTAVRDQVNRMDAKGYFTLLAQLMKANPPAEADGPAVARFARIGLVPGQDFDASKLNADFAKRIPEVAFDRIMAQFKLNSEVKDVNGWGFTTKTGIYGTDYLMRALVTAIGLGANRPRDAVYPTSLKDDENRSYDGANKYVMHFPKGHLPPVSGFWSLTMYDDKYFFVSNPLNRYSISARQNLKANPDGSTDLFIQTESPGPDKESNWLPAPAGKFVLMLRMYWPNEGTPSILNGSWKIPAVTMQST from the coding sequence ATGACCGTCACCCGACGTACAGCCACCATTGGCGGTTTGAGCCTACTCGCTGGCTCTTCTTTCAGCACCTTGTCTAGGGCCGAGTGGGGCGACCTCAATCTCGGCGAAGGGCTGGAGGATTTCTGGCTGGCGACCGACGCCTACGTTTATGGCTACCCCTTGGTGACTATGGAGATGACCCGCAGGATCGTTACGAATGTCGCACGGCCCGAAGGCACCAAGGCCCCGATGGGGCAATTGATCAAGCTGCGTGAGTATCCCAACGCCTCATTTCGCGATGTGACAGCGCCGAACGCCGACACCCTCTATACGACTGCATTCTTGGATGTCGGAAACGAGCCCTGGGTGCTCAGCATCCCCGACATGAAGGACCGGTATTTCCTGTTCCCAATGCTCGATGGGTGGACCACGGTGTTTCAGGCTCCCGGTAAGCGCACAACCGGCACGGGTGCGCAAATCTACGCGATCACCGGCCCGGACTGGAACGGTGTGCTTCCACAGGGAGTTCGAGAATATAAGTCGCCGACAAACATCGTTTGGATTCTTGGCCGCATCTACTGCACCGGCACCCCCGAGGACTACAAGGCCGTCCACGAATTGCAAGACCAGTGCAAGCTGGCGCCGCTAAGCTCCTACGGAAAGACCTACACCCCACCGGAAGGGAAGATTGATCCGTCCATCGATACCAAGACCGCAGTGCGCGATCAGGTGAATCGGATGGATGCGAAGGGTTACTTCACCTTGCTGGCTCAATTGATGAAAGCCAATCCGCCGGCAGAAGCGGATGGGCCCGCCGTTGCGCGGTTCGCAAGGATCGGGCTCGTGCCGGGCCAAGATTTCGATGCGAGCAAGCTCAACGCGGATTTTGCCAAGCGAATCCCCGAGGTCGCCTTCGATCGGATCATGGCTCAGTTCAAGCTCAACAGTGAGGTGAAGGACGTTAACGGTTGGGGATTTACGACAAAAACGGGCATCTACGGTACCGACTACCTCATGCGGGCCCTGGTAACAGCCATAGGCCTCGGAGCCAATCGACCCCGAGATGCGGTCTATCCGACTTCGCTAAAGGACGATGAGAACAGGTCTTATGATGGGGCGAACAAATACGTGATGCATTTTCCAAAAGGGCACCTGCCCCCGGTAAGCGGCTTCTGGTCTCTTACGATGTACGATGACAAATATTTCTTCGTGAGCAATCCGCTGAACCGCTACTCGATCAGCGCTCGACAAAATCTCAAGGCTAATCCCGATGGGTCCACCGACCTTTTCATCCAGACGGAGTCGCCCGGACCCGACAAGGAGTCCAATTGGCTCCCTGCGCCGGCTGGCAAGTTCGTTCTGATGCTCCGCATGTATTGGCCCAATGAAGGGACTCCATCGATCCTTAATGGTTCGTGGAAAATTCCGGCCGTGACGATGCAATCGACGTGA
- a CDS encoding DoxX family protein yields MSKISWRQVSALALAAFFVVGSLSNILAPGSIYEEYLRWGYPHWFHFVTGSLELTAAVLLAQPRTRLWGSALGCAIMLAALATVTLHGEYGHGVAPLIVAILSIVVGRLAWRKRLPNSA; encoded by the coding sequence ATGTCAAAGATTTCCTGGCGCCAAGTCTCGGCCTTGGCACTGGCGGCTTTCTTCGTCGTGGGATCGCTCAGCAACATCCTGGCCCCTGGGTCGATCTACGAGGAATATCTGCGGTGGGGATACCCGCACTGGTTCCATTTCGTGACCGGATCGCTGGAACTCACGGCGGCCGTTCTGCTGGCGCAGCCACGGACGCGGCTGTGGGGCTCGGCGCTCGGCTGCGCCATAATGTTGGCGGCGCTCGCGACCGTCACCCTTCACGGCGAATACGGGCACGGGGTAGCGCCGCTTATCGTGGCGATACTGTCAATAGTTGTCGGCCGGCTCGCCTGGCGGAAGCGGCTCCCCAACTCGGCATGA
- a CDS encoding NmrA family NAD(P)-binding protein → MFLVTGITGKVGGATARHLLAQGKKVRALVRDRAKAASWSNQGVELVDGDWNDAAAIERALKGVDGAFVMLPAVWAPSPDFKEANGVIANYVEALTNAAPPRVVGLSSMGANRTSGLGMITALSLLEQGFRKLTSPTAFVRAGGFFENFLYGLHVAQGGTLPVYYNPTSRKSTMVATNDIGVEVATLLTGPAWSGHRVIELGSMVSADEVAAQLGDVMQREVKAFAVPRAEWPAAFERFGIPKGQTGPAEAMFDAVNAGWMDLGVAGTEHVAGATLPRDVFAAAQKAATA, encoded by the coding sequence ATGTTTCTAGTTACAGGAATCACAGGAAAAGTCGGCGGCGCAACGGCTAGGCATCTGTTGGCACAGGGTAAGAAAGTGCGCGCGCTGGTTCGCGATCGCGCGAAGGCGGCAAGCTGGTCGAACCAGGGCGTGGAACTGGTCGACGGCGACTGGAACGATGCGGCCGCCATCGAACGGGCGCTCAAGGGCGTCGATGGCGCGTTTGTGATGTTGCCCGCCGTCTGGGCCCCCTCGCCGGACTTCAAGGAAGCCAACGGCGTCATCGCGAACTATGTCGAGGCGCTGACCAACGCCGCGCCGCCGCGGGTCGTCGGGCTCTCGTCGATGGGGGCGAACCGAACCAGCGGGCTGGGGATGATCACGGCCCTGTCGCTGCTGGAGCAAGGATTTCGCAAACTGACATCGCCGACCGCCTTCGTGCGCGCTGGCGGATTCTTCGAGAACTTCCTTTACGGCCTGCACGTCGCCCAGGGCGGCACACTTCCAGTCTACTACAATCCGACCAGCCGAAAATCGACGATGGTCGCGACGAACGACATTGGTGTCGAGGTGGCGACGCTGCTGACGGGGCCGGCTTGGTCTGGGCATCGCGTCATCGAACTTGGTTCGATGGTCAGCGCAGATGAAGTCGCAGCGCAACTGGGCGATGTCATGCAGCGCGAAGTCAAGGCCTTCGCAGTCCCGCGGGCCGAGTGGCCGGCAGCGTTCGAGCGGTTCGGCATCCCGAAGGGCCAAACCGGGCCGGCTGAAGCGATGTTCGACGCCGTCAACGCGGGCTGGATGGACCTCGGCGTCGCCGGCACGGAGCATGTCGCCGGCGCAACGCTTCCCCGCGATGTCTTCGCGGCGGCCCAGAAAGCCGCCACGGCGTAG
- a CDS encoding winged helix-turn-helix transcriptional regulator: MSDAPSAIERFSRYQSDDAQSVEPVHCPVRDVLDRIGDKWSILMIMTLATRPQRFSELHRAIRDISKRMLTQTLRDLERDGLITRHVFPTKPPSVEYCLSPLGQSLLDPMASLIDWADRRYSDIHAARVRFDGAPC; encoded by the coding sequence ATGAGCGACGCACCAAGCGCGATCGAGCGATTCAGCCGATATCAATCGGACGACGCCCAGTCGGTGGAGCCCGTACATTGCCCGGTGCGCGACGTGCTCGACCGCATCGGCGACAAGTGGAGCATACTCATGATCATGACCCTGGCGACGCGACCACAGCGCTTCAGCGAGCTTCACCGAGCTATCCGCGACATCTCCAAGCGCATGCTCACCCAGACGCTGCGCGACTTGGAGCGCGACGGACTTATCACCCGCCATGTCTTTCCGACCAAGCCGCCGAGTGTTGAATATTGCCTTTCCCCGCTAGGCCAATCCCTGCTGGACCCGATGGCGAGCCTCATTGATTGGGCCGACCGTCGTTATTCTGATATCCACGCCGCGCGCGTCCGCTTTGACGGAGCACCCTGTTGA
- a CDS encoding SDR family NAD(P)-dependent oxidoreductase, with translation MSRLQGKTAVVTGGGTGIGFGAAKRFVGEGAFVYLFGRRQEPLDAAVAKLGPSARAIRGSVTDLSDLDRLYAVVKAERGGLDILFANAGTGLFAPLGEITVEHYDHIFDVNVKGLVFTVQKALPLMTKGASIILTGSSTGVMGTPQFSIYSATKAAIRNLARSWALDLRGTGIRVNVLSPGPTKTELALEIVGEEAFDALGSATPIGRVGDPAETGAVAAFLASSDSSFMTGGEVFVDGGLAQV, from the coding sequence ATGAGCAGACTACAAGGCAAGACGGCAGTCGTGACCGGCGGCGGAACCGGCATCGGATTTGGAGCCGCCAAACGGTTCGTTGGCGAAGGCGCGTTCGTCTATCTCTTCGGGCGGCGGCAGGAGCCGCTCGATGCCGCCGTTGCGAAGCTGGGTCCCTCGGCGCGAGCTATCAGGGGTTCGGTGACGGATCTGTCCGACCTCGACCGGCTGTACGCGGTGGTGAAGGCCGAACGCGGCGGGCTCGACATTCTGTTCGCCAATGCCGGCACCGGGTTGTTTGCGCCGCTCGGCGAGATCACGGTCGAGCATTACGATCACATCTTCGACGTCAATGTGAAAGGCCTGGTGTTCACCGTGCAGAAGGCCCTGCCGCTGATGACGAAGGGGGCGTCGATCATCCTGACCGGTTCGAGCACGGGCGTGATGGGGACGCCGCAGTTCAGCATCTACAGCGCAACCAAGGCCGCGATCCGCAATCTGGCGCGGAGCTGGGCGCTGGACCTGCGCGGCACGGGCATCCGCGTCAACGTGCTGTCTCCGGGTCCGACCAAGACGGAGCTGGCGCTGGAGATCGTCGGCGAGGAAGCGTTCGATGCGCTCGGAAGCGCCACGCCGATCGGGCGTGTGGGCGACCCGGCCGAAACAGGCGCGGTGGCTGCGTTCCTGGCGTCCTCCGACAGCAGCTTCATGACCGGCGGCGAAGTTTTCGTCGATGGCGGCCTGGCGCAGGTCTGA
- a CDS encoding winged helix-turn-helix transcriptional regulator — MPGFTCGLDATLRVVAGKWKPLILYFLAQDGPTRYGELRRAVRDVSDKMLIQQLKELEADGLVKRTDYKEVPPRVDYSLTPLGHSLAQALVPLCSWGTEHMAEVSKVFAERATWTRRGRQPTG; from the coding sequence TTGCCCGGCTTCACCTGCGGCCTCGACGCAACCCTGCGGGTCGTCGCCGGCAAATGGAAGCCGCTGATCCTGTACTTCCTCGCCCAGGACGGCCCGACCCGCTATGGCGAGCTCCGGCGCGCCGTGCGCGATGTCAGCGACAAGATGCTGATCCAGCAACTCAAGGAGTTGGAGGCCGATGGTCTCGTGAAGCGGACCGACTACAAGGAGGTGCCGCCGCGGGTGGACTACAGTCTCACCCCTCTGGGCCACAGCCTCGCCCAGGCCCTGGTGCCGCTCTGCTCGTGGGGCACAGAGCACATGGCCGAGGTCAGCAAGGTCTTCGCCGAGCGGGCGACCTGGACGCGGCGAGGACGTCAGCCGACTGGCTAG
- a CDS encoding phasin family protein, translating to MANPRQEEKSTQNPEDTIRRAAERTAEQTRRIGLATAEAGEEVAQASSHLLQQNAEMLQNSWRFGVDMATAMMGRSTDQLGRSFGLTGNEAQRAAERSVRNAEAIMYSTTAVAKGMNGASREYFDFVRQQIERSMDRTNELLRCRTLHDLAAVQTDLMRDTISSALDTSRRMADLSLKVADDAGNHITQSIERMRQAA from the coding sequence ATGGCCAATCCACGCCAGGAGGAAAAGTCTACCCAAAACCCTGAGGACACAATCCGCCGCGCCGCCGAGAGGACCGCCGAGCAGACCAGACGGATCGGCTTAGCTACCGCTGAGGCCGGGGAAGAGGTGGCTCAAGCCAGCAGCCATCTCCTGCAACAAAATGCCGAGATGTTGCAAAACAGTTGGCGCTTCGGCGTCGACATGGCCACGGCAATGATGGGCCGCTCGACTGATCAGCTTGGTCGCTCGTTCGGCTTGACGGGCAATGAAGCGCAGCGGGCAGCGGAACGATCGGTCCGCAATGCAGAAGCAATCATGTACTCGACGACTGCAGTCGCCAAAGGAATGAACGGTGCGTCGCGCGAGTACTTCGATTTCGTTCGACAGCAGATCGAGAGGAGCATGGACCGCACGAATGAACTTTTGCGTTGCCGAACTCTCCACGATTTGGCGGCTGTGCAGACCGATCTGATGCGCGACACGATCAGTAGCGCCTTGGATACCAGCCGCCGGATGGCGGACTTGTCTCTGAAGGTGGCTGACGATGCCGGAAACCATATAACCCAGAGCATCGAACGCATGCGGCAGGCTGCCTAG